AGGATCGATATTGATCTCACCCGAGCGCCATTTGGCCGTAAAACCGAGCATCAATTGACCGGGGAACGGCCAGGGCTGTGAGCCATGATACTGGATATTGTCGACCTCTAGCCCGACCTCCTCCATGACCTCACGTTGGACCGCTTGTTCACAGGTCTCACCCGGCTCGACAAAGCCTGCGAGGCAGCTGTAGAAGCGCCTATTGGCACCTGCCCCAGCCGCTAAAAGAATCTCATCATCGCGCGAGATGAGTACGATGACACAAGGTGATAAGCGAGGGTACACGCTTAATCCACAGGGCTCGCATGCACGACTCTGCCCCTTATCTGCAAGAACCGTTTCGCGCCCACATCGTCCACAGTACCGATGATCTCTTTCCCAATTCAGTAGCTGATAAGCGCGCCCGACAACATCGAATAGGGCTTGGCTAGAACGCCCAAGAAGAGCAAAAAGATTTCCACTTGTGTACTTCATGACGTCAAGTTCGTTTGTCCGAACTTTACAAGCGTAAACGGGTTTTTCATCCAAATAGCCCACTGACGTGAGGTCACTGACCTCGTCGAAGTCTGCTTGGAGACTGGCAAGTGGAATGGGCGCGCCTTGGCTACCCATCAGTTCACTGACTAAGTTTCGCCCATGAAAGGCCCAAACCAAGTCATCTGGACTTGCGGGGGCCGTGGGTCTTGAAAAATTTAACATGCGCATCTCCTCGGGCGACCATACTAGGTGCACAGCACATCTTGCTCAAGTATTGTTAAGCACCAGTTGGCCTTGCCCCCACATCGACCTTCCAAGGACTCGCGGCTTCGTTTAACCTGATCTAACACTCACTCGTCCAACCCTGCGCGCACTGCGTATAGCCACTGCGTTTTGGGCGCTTGAAAGCTAACTATAAAAGGACACAGCTGTATGAATACTGCCCTAGCCAATCCCTATTGGCGCAATTTCCTCGGGTCTTCGCCCGATTGGTACAAAAAGACCATAATTGCCTTCTTGATCATCAACCCCATTCTTTTTCACACGGTTGGTCCTTTTGTCACCGGCTGGGTCCTGATTGGACAGTTTATTTTTACGCTAGCTTTGGCCCTGCAGTGCTACCCGCTTCAGCCCGGTGGCTTGTTAGCGATTGAGGCTATAGCTATTGGCATGGCCGATCCTCACACCGTCTTTCACGAGGCAGAAGCAAACTTTGAGGTGATCTTGCTACTTATGTTCATGGTGGCCGGCATCTACTTCATGAAGGAGCTTCTACTCTTCATCTTCACCAAAATACTTCTGCGCGTTAAGTCCAAGAAAGTGCTGTCACTCCTCTTTTCATTAGTCGCAGCTGTATTGTCGGCTTTCTTGGACGCACTTACGGTAACCGCCGTACTCATTAGTGTGGGTGTTGGATTTTTTACGGTTTATCACAAAGTGGCGTCAGGGACTGTCTTTGACGATGCTCAACACGATCACACGACGGACGATACTGTAAAAGCCGAAAACGAAGCGGATCTTGAGCAGTTCAGAGCGTTCCTGCGAAGCTTGCTAATGCACGGTGCGGTTGGCACGGCGCTTGGCGGCGTGTGTACGCTAGTAGGTGAGCCGCAGAATCTACTGATTGCAACGGTCGCAGACTGGGATTTCGTTGAGTTCTTCCTGCTTATGGCGCCGATTACCATGCCCGTTTTGGTTGCGGGATTACTGACATGTCTCATCCTCGAGCAAACGGGTGTGTTTGGGTACGGCGCACTTTTGCCACCAAAGGTGCGTTCGGTGTTAGAGGAGTTTCAAGCGCAAGAAAACGCCAAGGCGACCCCTGCATCAAACGCACGTCTCGTCGTTCAGGCGTTGGTAGCCCTCGTTTTGGTCGTAGGTCTAGCGCTTCATTTGGCCGCAGTTGGCCTAATTGGCTTGATGGTTATCGTGCTGCTCACTGCCTTCAACGGCATTGTCGAAGAGCACAAGCTCGGACATGCGTTTGAAGAGGCGCTGCCGTTCACAGCCTTGTTGGTTGTCTTCTTTGCCATTGTCGCCGTGATTCATGAACAGCACCTATTCTCGCCGGTGATTGAGGCGGTACTGGCAATGGAGAGTAGTGTGAGGCCCGCGATGTTCTTCCTCGCTAACGGTATCTTGTCGATGATCTCTGACAATGTATTCGTCGCAACGGTATACATCTCTGAAGTCAAAACAGCCCTGGACAATGGTGTTATCACCCGAGCGGAGTTCGATCAGCTTGCGGTGGCGATTAATACGGGAACAAACCTACCTTCGGTTGCGACGCCCAATGGGCAGGCTGCCTTTTTGTTCTTACTGACCTCTGCCCTCGCTCCGCTTATCCGCCTCTCGTATGGCCGCATGGTCATCATGGCATTACCGTACACGGTTGTATTAACGGCGGTAGGTTTAACGGCGGTTATCTACACGCTCTGAGCATAACGTACGTTGCAGTGAGGCGCTTTAGCGGCGCCACACTGCACCGTCGTCGCAACGCTCACTCAGTACGTCCAGCCTAGCTTCGTGATCGGCTAATTCCTCCTCAGAGGGGCTTATGACGCGTAATCGCGGCCGGCCTTCGGGGAGCCGTCGAATGGCAGAAGCGGATCCAGAACCAATCCCTGCCCCCTCCTCATCTGGAGAGAGCCCAAGACTCGTTTGCCCACCCGTCATGAGTAAGTAAACGTCTGCCAAGATCTCAGCATCAAGCAATGCACCGTGCAGCGTGCGGTTACTGTTATCTACCGCGTAACGCTGACACAGTGCATCGAGGTTGTTGCGTTGACCTGGGTGTCTACTGCGCGCTAGCTGCAAACTGTCGGTCACGTTGCAATAAGAGGAAACGGGAGCACTGGCCGGATCTAAAAGCTTAAATTCGGCTTCAATAAAGCCCACATCGAATGGCGCATTGTGAATGACTAAGTCAGCGCCTCTGATGAACTCGAGAAACTCATCCGCAACCCGGGAAAACACCGGTTTGTCTGCGAGGAATTCTTCAGTGATGCCGTGAACTTCGAGGGCACCTTGGTCAATGGCTCGCTGAGGCTTGATGTACTGATGATAGTGACGCCCTGTCAGCTTACGATCGATAATCTCGACACAACCTATCTCGATGATGCGGTGGCCTTGACTGACTTCAAGCCCGGTCGTCTCTGTGTCTAGTACAACTTGTCGCACGCTAACTCTTCTCCAATAAATCCATCGCCGCATTCGCAAGCGCGTCAGCGCGCTCATTCTCAGCATGACCTGCATGACCCTTCACCCAGCGCCACTCCACCTGATGATGACTGCATTGCGCATCGAGCATCTGCCAAAGGTCTTGGTTTTTCACGGGCTTCTTCGCGGCAGTGCGCCAGCCATTCGCCTTCCAGTTTTTAATCCACTTCGTAATGCCGTCTTTGACGTAAGTTGAATCCGTTGTTAGGACAACAAGGCAAGGCTCGCTCAGCGCCTGCAGCGCACTTATGGCTGCAAGGAGTTCCATTCTATTGTTTGTGGTCTCTGGCTCCGAGCCGTTTAATTCACGCTCGTGGTCTCCAAATCGCAGGATGACGCCCCAGCCACCTGGACCGGGATTGCCGCGGCATCCGCCGTCTGTGAACGCTTCGACAGATTTCATTTGGTCGGTTCGTTACGCGGGTGAGTCTCTGCCCCCACCGCTGGGCGCGATACGGGAATTGGGACAAGCTTCGGTCTGGCTTTTTGTCGGTGAAGGCCCTTTATACCTGCCCCAACCTGCTTGCGCGCATGGAGAACGAATGCGCCACCCATGGGTACCTGATGATCAACCAGCCAATCATCAAAACGCGCCATCCAGCGAAAGAGTCGCCCACGTCCAACGGGGCGTACAATCAGCTTGTGCTTCGGCTTAGCGGCCTGAAAATTCAAGAGTGATAACCAATCGAGTAGTTTAGGAATCCTTTCTAGCTTCAACCCACGCCATTTCGAGGGGAATACGAACCGGTTTATTAGCCATCCCAAACCAAAAACACTCTCGGGATTAAAGCCCACAATAATTAAATTACCGTTTGGGACAAGCACACGATGTACTTCCCTCAACGCCTGATGGGGCTCCTCGCAAACTTCAAACCCATGGAAGACAACGACCGTATCGATGGACTCCGTATCAAACGGTAGGCTTTCGTCGAAAGAGATAACGGTCTGGGCCCCTCCTACTCGGGCGCCATCAGGTGTGGCTATGAGCTTTGTCTGAGAATGAGCAAGCTCCTCTACAGACACAGTCGGTGGCACGCCTAAAAATAACGTGTGATACCCAAAAAGCCGCTCAAGCTGATTGCCCAACTCGCGGGTAATTTGATGATGCAGCCGTCTTCCCACTGGCGTTTTCTCATACCATTGGGCGAGGTGATCCTTTGTGCTGAGGCGCGCTTGCGATGTGGTTTGCTTTCCCATGACACAAGGGTATCTTTTCCCACAGCGAGTGCAAACACCTTGTAACGATCGAGAGCCGATTTATGAATATTGTACCGATACCTGCCTTCTCCGATAACTACATCTGGATGCTGGAACAGGACGGACGTGCCGCCGTGGTTGACCCCGGAGATGCTCAGCCTGTCCTGAGCACGCTCGCGTCAATGGGGTTAGCGCTCG
The Candidatus Paraluminiphilus aquimaris genome window above contains:
- the nudC gene encoding NAD(+) diphosphatase; translated protein: MLNFSRPTAPASPDDLVWAFHGRNLVSELMGSQGAPIPLASLQADFDEVSDLTSVGYLDEKPVYACKVRTNELDVMKYTSGNLFALLGRSSQALFDVVGRAYQLLNWERDHRYCGRCGRETVLADKGQSRACEPCGLSVYPRLSPCVIVLISRDDEILLAAGAGANRRFYSCLAGFVEPGETCEQAVQREVMEEVGLEVDNIQYHGSQPWPFPGQLMLGFTAKWRSGEINIDPEEIDEAIWCKPDNLPPVPPAFSIAGQLINSFLNAQNA
- the dnaQ gene encoding DNA polymerase III subunit epsilon, whose amino-acid sequence is MRQVVLDTETTGLEVSQGHRIIEIGCVEIIDRKLTGRHYHQYIKPQRAIDQGALEVHGITEEFLADKPVFSRVADEFLEFIRGADLVIHNAPFDVGFIEAEFKLLDPASAPVSSYCNVTDSLQLARSRHPGQRNNLDALCQRYAVDNSNRTLHGALLDAEILADVYLLMTGGQTSLGLSPDEEGAGIGSGSASAIRRLPEGRPRLRVISPSEEELADHEARLDVLSERCDDGAVWRR
- the rnhA gene encoding ribonuclease HI; the encoded protein is MKSVEAFTDGGCRGNPGPGGWGVILRFGDHERELNGSEPETTNNRMELLAAISALQALSEPCLVVLTTDSTYVKDGITKWIKNWKANGWRTAAKKPVKNQDLWQMLDAQCSHHQVEWRWVKGHAGHAENERADALANAAMDLLEKS
- a CDS encoding class I SAM-dependent methyltransferase codes for the protein MGKQTTSQARLSTKDHLAQWYEKTPVGRRLHHQITRELGNQLERLFGYHTLFLGVPPTVSVEELAHSQTKLIATPDGARVGGAQTVISFDESLPFDTESIDTVVVFHGFEVCEEPHQALREVHRVLVPNGNLIIVGFNPESVFGLGWLINRFVFPSKWRGLKLERIPKLLDWLSLLNFQAAKPKHKLIVRPVGRGRLFRWMARFDDWLVDHQVPMGGAFVLHARKQVGAGIKGLHRQKARPKLVPIPVSRPAVGAETHPRNEPTK
- the nhaB gene encoding sodium/proton antiporter NhaB codes for the protein MNTALANPYWRNFLGSSPDWYKKTIIAFLIINPILFHTVGPFVTGWVLIGQFIFTLALALQCYPLQPGGLLAIEAIAIGMADPHTVFHEAEANFEVILLLMFMVAGIYFMKELLLFIFTKILLRVKSKKVLSLLFSLVAAVLSAFLDALTVTAVLISVGVGFFTVYHKVASGTVFDDAQHDHTTDDTVKAENEADLEQFRAFLRSLLMHGAVGTALGGVCTLVGEPQNLLIATVADWDFVEFFLLMAPITMPVLVAGLLTCLILEQTGVFGYGALLPPKVRSVLEEFQAQENAKATPASNARLVVQALVALVLVVGLALHLAAVGLIGLMVIVLLTAFNGIVEEHKLGHAFEEALPFTALLVVFFAIVAVIHEQHLFSPVIEAVLAMESSVRPAMFFLANGILSMISDNVFVATVYISEVKTALDNGVITRAEFDQLAVAINTGTNLPSVATPNGQAAFLFLLTSALAPLIRLSYGRMVIMALPYTVVLTAVGLTAVIYTL